In Candidatus Palauibacter australiensis, a single window of DNA contains:
- a CDS encoding cytochrome c: MTARAAATVVLAALALGGCDDQIKHLDQRTPFFNTMSWQPSLEAYEERARLPVPGTMPIDGERTYDLLAADTMLVSPISGTEADLARGAELYRQFCTVCHGVTGAGDGSVVGQNRIPDIPLLNIRGELTRGYTDGYIWGMIGNGRGLMPPYRRIPAMDRWYLVAYVRQLQAEAMAEEAAAAEAAAAEAAAEAAAESEAGEVPGTGGGP, translated from the coding sequence ATGACCGCCCGCGCCGCCGCGACCGTGGTCCTCGCCGCCCTCGCTCTGGGCGGTTGCGACGACCAGATCAAGCACCTGGATCAGCGGACCCCGTTCTTCAACACGATGTCCTGGCAGCCCTCGCTGGAGGCCTACGAGGAGCGGGCGCGGCTGCCGGTGCCCGGCACGATGCCGATCGACGGCGAGCGCACGTACGACCTGCTGGCGGCCGACACCATGCTGGTCAGCCCGATCTCCGGCACCGAGGCCGACCTCGCCCGCGGGGCGGAACTGTACCGCCAGTTCTGCACCGTCTGTCACGGCGTGACAGGGGCGGGCGACGGCTCCGTGGTGGGGCAGAACCGGATTCCGGACATCCCGCTCCTCAACATCCGGGGCGAACTCACGCGCGGATACACGGATGGCTACATCTGGGGCATGATCGGGAACGGACGCGGGTTGATGCCGCCCTACCGGCGCATCCCGGCCATGGACCGCTGGTACCTGGTCGCGTACGTGCGGCAACTGCAGGCCGAGGCGATGGCCGAGGAAGCGGCGGCGGCAGAGGCCGCGGCGGCTGAGGCAGCGGCCGAAGCGGCGGCGGAGTCCGAAGCGGGCGAGGTCCCCGGGACGGGAGGAGGCCCGTGA
- the nrfD gene encoding polysulfide reductase NrfD has product MATAEAKVPATPTLADANRDITRPIAMPEKRFYLVLGVAAAGLALMFGAWFYQIGAGIGVAGITHPVFWGVYITTFVFWVGIAHSGTLISAILYLFRSGWRTTINRTAEAMTIFAVMTAGLFPLIHLGRVWYFYYLMPYPSQRQIWPDFRSPLVMDVFAVSTYLIISALFWYTGLIPDFAILRDRAKGWMYKIYGAFSLGWQGTVSEWRHYRRIYLYMAGIATPLVLSVHSVVSWDFALSIVPGWHSTIFAPYFVAGAIFSGVALVITIMIPLRWAFGLEAYITENHFENMAKLVLLTSLIVGFSYGTEFFLAYYSADPIEIESFRWRAMGAYALPFWVMVFCNVVVPQALWFKKVRTSLPALFALTIFVNIGMWYERFVIIVTSLAHEYEPGGWGLYTPSWVEMSILVGSFCWFFFWFLLFSRSLPVISIAEVKEHLAHEHAHADDGGGGDGHE; this is encoded by the coding sequence ATGGCGACCGCCGAGGCGAAGGTGCCCGCCACCCCGACGCTGGCCGACGCGAACCGCGACATCACGCGGCCCATCGCGATGCCCGAGAAGCGCTTCTATCTCGTGCTCGGGGTCGCGGCGGCGGGTCTCGCCCTCATGTTCGGGGCCTGGTTCTACCAGATCGGGGCCGGCATCGGCGTCGCGGGCATCACGCACCCGGTGTTCTGGGGCGTGTACATCACGACCTTCGTCTTCTGGGTCGGGATCGCCCACTCCGGGACGCTGATCTCGGCCATCCTCTACCTCTTCCGCTCCGGCTGGCGCACGACGATCAACCGGACCGCGGAGGCGATGACGATCTTCGCGGTGATGACGGCGGGGCTCTTCCCCCTCATCCACCTGGGTCGCGTCTGGTACTTCTACTACCTGATGCCGTATCCGTCGCAGCGGCAGATCTGGCCGGACTTCCGGTCGCCGCTCGTGATGGACGTGTTCGCGGTCTCGACGTACCTCATCATCTCGGCGCTGTTCTGGTACACCGGCCTCATCCCCGACTTCGCGATCCTGCGCGACCGGGCCAAGGGCTGGATGTACAAGATCTACGGCGCGTTCTCGCTCGGGTGGCAGGGGACGGTGAGCGAGTGGCGGCACTACCGCCGCATCTACCTCTACATGGCGGGAATCGCGACGCCGCTGGTGCTGTCGGTGCACTCCGTGGTTTCGTGGGACTTCGCCCTCTCGATCGTGCCGGGGTGGCACTCGACGATCTTCGCCCCGTACTTCGTGGCCGGGGCGATCTTCAGCGGGGTCGCCCTCGTGATCACGATCATGATCCCGCTGCGGTGGGCGTTCGGGCTCGAAGCATACATCACGGAAAACCACTTCGAGAACATGGCGAAGCTGGTGCTCCTCACGTCGCTCATCGTCGGCTTCTCGTACGGGACGGAGTTCTTCCTCGCCTACTACTCGGCGGATCCGATCGAGATCGAGAGCTTCCGCTGGCGGGCGATGGGGGCCTACGCGCTCCCGTTCTGGGTCATGGTGTTCTGCAACGTGGTGGTGCCGCAGGCGCTGTGGTTCAAGAAGGTCCGCACCAGCCTGCCGGCGCTGTTCGCGCTCACGATCTTCGTCAACATCGGGATGTGGTACGAGCGGTTCGTGATCATCGTGACGTCGCTCGCCCACGAGTACGAGCCGGGCGGATGGGGTCTGTACACGCCGAGTTGGGTGGAGATGTCGATTCTCGTCGGCAGCTTCTGCTGGTTCTTCTTCTGGTTCCTGCTCTTCTCGCGCAGCCTGCCGGTGATCTCGATCGCCGAGGTGAAGGAACATCTCGCGCACGAGCACGCACACGCAGACGATGGAGGCGGCGGGGATGGCCATGAGTAG
- a CDS encoding DUF3341 domain-containing protein: MSSGVLGQYDTLHGTLDAIARLREAGHRDIEVFSPIPSPEIEEAMDIHSSPVRVWALTGAITGCTLGVLLTAGTSLAYPLVTQGKPLVSLPPFVVFMFELTVLLTGIFGLVALLVHTKRPVINLDPAYRTSFSVDRWGIFVPVNGEGHAAAEALVRETAAVDVEVQG; the protein is encoded by the coding sequence ATGAGTAGCGGCGTCCTCGGGCAGTACGACACGCTGCACGGCACGCTCGACGCCATCGCGCGGCTGCGGGAGGCGGGACACCGGGACATCGAGGTCTTCTCGCCGATTCCGTCGCCGGAGATCGAGGAGGCGATGGACATCCACTCCTCGCCGGTGCGCGTGTGGGCGCTGACGGGCGCGATCACCGGGTGTACGCTCGGGGTGCTGCTCACGGCGGGCACGTCGCTGGCCTACCCGCTCGTCACGCAGGGCAAGCCGCTCGTGTCGCTGCCTCCGTTCGTCGTGTTCATGTTCGAACTCACGGTGCTGCTCACGGGGATCTTCGGGCTGGTCGCCCTGCTCGTGCACACGAAGCGGCCGGTGATCAACCTCGACCCGGCGTATCGAACCTCCTTCTCGGTCGACCGCTGGGGCATCTTCGTCCCGGTCAACGGCGAGGGGCACGCCGCCGCCGAGGCGCTGGTGCGGGAGACCGCCGCGGTGGACGTGGAGGTGCAGGGATGA